The Lactuca sativa cultivar Salinas chromosome 2, Lsat_Salinas_v11, whole genome shotgun sequence genome includes a window with the following:
- the LOC111916338 gene encoding histidine--tRNA ligase, cytoplasmic codes for MAGERRVLTLGGKGSTLSSDSVFEFSTASPPQLLQIDPSALARLSSSPSNHKPNSASAPSKLQLSVPDFLTPEEARASILLLLYKHLLSGSPSSSAVSQLSDILSNDTKTLTLDLDFDKHANIDMLRGCWPNITVNGICALLDYTASSLTIVADAVAALSCEALKADTSTALNLFTDSGDGSSDKDMASVASDLKVLLNGSKFRGTLQCDQVDNIPIIHGRLRSLSKSVHQSTRIALNSTLLANGSVSEDLSTLFSSLAFAIKSLGESSWLRANTLVKDNIFPDLAKSFNAGCPGLDILEASVMSSVTKKMKKNYIESLHEIYALFEAVRKILSWEATVSFISLEGSELMENGERSIKGQEGVDGGNVKPDKKKDKKKKVMGKGTSVLMQFIKDTLQIKVFDTSSLVEKVAQGFLSFLDLKDPNFKSLLDKVKEVVDSNESRRLPKLAKGTRDFAKEQMAVREKAFTIIGNVFKRHGAMALDTPVFELRETLTGKYGEDSKLIYDLADQGGEICSLRYDLTVPFARYVAMNGLTSFRRYQMAKVYRRDNPSKGRYREFYQCDFDIAGDDTIAADFEVVRILVELLDELNIGDYEVKLNHRKLLDGMLEICGVPSHKVRTICSSIDKLDKQSFDQIRKEMIEEKGLDVDTVEKIGKYVCLKGHPLTLLSELKKEESVFLKNEASNQALKDLEKLFECLDKRCVDKVVLDLSLARGLDYYTGVIYEAVFKGATQVGSIAAGGRYDNLIGMFGTKRVAAIGVSLGIERVFTIMEEQQKVENQVIRASETQVLVSVLGDDVGLASKLVQMCWDAKVNAEFMANKRLNKHFDRAKEFGIPWMVIVGEREIKEGIVKIKNKEVNIEQEVAMTDFVDELIKLMNTR; via the exons ATGGCAGGTGAGAGACGAGTGCTGACGCTAGGTGGAAAAGGCTCAACCCTCTCTTCAGATTCTGTCTTTGAATTCTCCACTGCTTCTCCACCTCAGCTCCTCCAGATTGATCCTTCTGCTCTTGCAAGGCTCTCTTCATCTCCTTCCAATCATAAACCGAATTCAGCATCAGCCCCCTCCAAGCTTCAACTATCTGTCCCTGATTTTCTAACCCCTGAGGAAGCCAGAGCTTCCATTCTGCTTCTCCTGTACAAACACTTGCTTAGTGGATCCCCCTCCTCCTCTGCTGTTTCTCAGCTATCAGATATCTTGAGCAATGATACTAAAACCCTCACACTTGATCTGGATTTCGATAAGCATGCCAACATTGATATGTTAAGAGGTTGCTGGCCAAATATTACTGTTAATGGCATCTGTGCTCTCCTGGACTACACAGCCTCCTCATTAACCATAGTTGCAGATGCTGTTGCAGCCTTGTCTTGTGAGGCCTTGAAGGCTGACACTTCAACTGCCTTAAATCTCTTCACAGACTCTGGTGATGGCTCTTCTGACAAAGATATGGCTTCTGTTGCTAGTGATTTGAAGGTTTTGCTTAACGGATCAAAGTTTCGTGGTACCCTGCAGTGTGATCAAGTTGATAACATTCCCATTATTCATGGTCGTTTGAGGTCTCTCAGCAAATCAGTTCATCAATCAACTCGGATTGCACTGAATTCTACTCTGTTAGCAAATGGAAGTGTCAGTGAGGATTTGTCCACACTCTTTTCTTCTCTGGCATTTGCTATCAAGAGTCTTGGTGAGAGTAGTTGGCTTCGAGCAAACACTTTAGTAAAAGACAACATATTTCCTGATTTGGCTAAGAGTTTCAATGCTGGATGTCCTGGTCTTGACATATTGGAAGCCTCCGTTATGTCTTCTGTAAcaaaaaagatgaaaaagaaCTACATCGAATCATTGCATGaaatttatgctttgtttgaagcTGTGAGAAAGATTCTTTCTTGGGAAGCAACAGTTTCTTTTATATCATTGGAGGGGAGTGAGCTGATGGAGAATGGAGAGAGAAGTATAAAAGGTCAAGAGGGTGTTGATGGAGGAAATGTGAAACCGGATAAAAAGAAGGACAAGAAAAAAAAGGTTATGGGAAAAGGCACATCTGTTTTGATGCAGTTTATCAAAGATACGTTACAAATTAAGGTATTTGATACTTCATCTCTTGTGGAGAAAGTGGCACAAGGTTTCCTCTCCTTCCTGGACTTGAAAGATCCCAACTTTAAAAGTCTACTAGATAAAGTCAAAGAAGTTGTCGACAGCAATGAAAGCAGAAGGCTTCCCAAACTCGCCAAG GGAACTCGTGATTTTGCAAAAGAACAAATGGCTGTAAGAGAGAAAGCCTTCACAATCATTGGCAATGTTTTCAAGAGGCATGGTGCTATGGCACTTGATACTCCTGTATTTGAATTGAGAGAAACTCTTACAGGAAAATACGGTGAAGATTCAAAGTTGATTTATGATTTAGCTGATCAG ggTGGAGAGATTTGCTCCCTTCGGTATGACCTAACAGTTCCATTTGCTAGATATGTTGCCATGAATGGTCTGACATCTTTCAGAAGGTACCAAATGGCAAAAGTGTACAGAAGAGACAACCCATCTAAAGGAAGATACCGTGAATTCTATCAATGTGATTTTGACATTGCTGGTGATGACACAATAGCAGCTGACTTTGAGGTTGTCAGAATCTTGGTTGAACTACTAGACGAGCTAAACATCGGTGATTATGAG GTGAAGTTGAACCATCGTAAGCTACTGGATGGAATGCTGGAAATATGCGGTGTTCCATCTCACAAAGTCCGAACCATTTGCTCAAGTattgacaaattagacaaacaatCATTTGACCAAATTAGAAAGGAAATG aTTGAAGAGAAAGGCTTAGATGTGGATACAGTGGAGAAAATTGGTAAATACGTGTGTCTGAAAGGCCACCCTTTGACATTACTATCAGAACTGAAAAAAGAAGAAAGCGTGTTTCTGAAAAACGAGGCTTCAAATCAAGCATTGAAAGACTTGGAGAAATTATTCGAATGTTTGGACAAAAGATGCGTAGACAAAGTGGTTCTTGATTTGAGTTTAGCAAGAGGGTTGGATTACTACACTGGAGTGATATATGAAGCGGTTTTCAAGGGTGCAACACAAGTTGGCTCAATTGCTGCAGGTGGGCGTTATGACAATCTTATAGGCATGTTTGGAACAAAACGTGTGGCTGCAATCGGTGTTAGTTTGGGAATCGAACGTGTCTTCACAATAATGGAAGAACAGCAAAAAGTTGAAAatcag GTGATTCGAGCGAGTGAGACACAAGTGTTGGTGAGTGTGTTGGGGGATGATGTGGGTTTAGCATCTAAACTGGTTCAGATGTGTTGGGATGCCAAAGTGAATGCAGAGTTTATGGCGAATAAGAGGCTTAATAAGCATTTTGATCGAGCTAAAGAGTTTGGGATTCCATGGATGGTGATTGTTGGTGAAAGAGAAATTAAAGAAGGGATTGTTAAGATTAAGAATAAAGAGGTGAATATAGAGCAAGAAGTTGCTATGACTGATTTTGTGGATGAACTCATCAAACTTATGAACACCAGGTAA
- the LOC111916339 gene encoding glycerol-3-phosphate acyltransferase 1 translates to MDFLMVFLRLADWAVYQLLANSCYRAAMKVKNHGFFLLRNHPPQKSPHHQFPLFPSFTSCCFKKDQQQTIVCDIQNTILLNSKSFFPYFMLVAFEGGSILRAFILLLSYPLLFVLDHELGLRLMIFITFCGLKLKDMENAGRAVLPKFYLENLNLQVHEFFVSARRFESRVMIFTRVPRVMVEGFCKEYLSVDDVRGTELHSVGKYFSGFVSSSGVLVKHKAVKELFQNEKKPDIGIGSSGLHDQLFISQCKEAYVVTKEDGKKSARTIMPREKYPKPLVFHDGRLAFFPTPLATLCMFLWFPLGILLAIVRLCAGIYLPYHIARIIGGSTGVNIKIEGCDYSWEKKNKRNGVLFVCTHRTLLDPVFLTMTIGKPLTAVTYSLSKMSEMISPIKTVRLTRDRKIDGETMHKLLSEGDLVVCPEGTTCREPYLLRFSSLFAELTDEIVPVAMNTHVTMFYGTTASGLKCLDPIFFLMNPRPTYHVQVLGKLAKELTCGAGGKSSHEVANYIQKKLAGALGFECTNLTRRDKYLMLAGNQGIVEDHNSKSTKCPSS, encoded by the exons ATGGATTTCCTTATGGTGTTTCTCAGGTTAGCAGACTGGGCTGTATACCAGCTGCTAGCTAACTCATGTTACAGAGCCGCAATGAAAGTTAAAAACCATGGCTTTTTCTTATTAAGAAACCACCCACCTCAAAAATCACCACACCACCAGTTTCCATTGTTCCCTAGCTTCACATCATGTTGTTTTAAAAAAGATCAACAACAAACCATAGTCTGTGACATTCAAAACACCATACTCTTAAACTCAAAGTCTTTCTTTCCATACTTCATGTTGGTTGCTTTTGAAGGTGGTAGCATACTCAGGGCATTCATCTTGTTGTTATCGTATCCTTTGTTATTTGTTCTAGATCATGAGCTAGGTCTAAGGCTAATGATATTCATCACCTTTTGTGGGCTTAAGTTGAAGGACATGGAGAACGCAGGGAGGGCAGTTTTGCCCAAGTTTTACCTTGAGAACTTGAACCTGCAAGTTCATGAGTTCTTTGTGTCAGCGAGAAGGTTTGAAAGTAGGGTAATGATCTTTACGAGGGTGCCAAGAGTGATGGTTGAAGGATTTTGTAAAGAATATTTGAGTGTTGATGATGTGAGGGGGACCGAGTTGCATAGTGTTGGGAAATATTTTAGTGGTTTTGTGTCAAGTTCGGGTGTACTTGTAAAGCATAAGGCGGTGAAAGAATTGTTTCAAAATGAGAAAAAACCGGATATTGGTATTGGAAGTAGTGGTCTTCATGATCAACTCTTTATCTCCCAATGCAAG GAAGCTTATGTGGTGACAAAAGAAGATGGAAAGAAGAGTGCAAGAACAATTATGCCAAGAGAAAAGTACCCGAAGCCTTTAGTCTTCCATGATGGAAGGCTAGCCTTCTTCCCAACACCATTAGCGACCTTATGCATGTTTCTATGGTTTCCTCTTGGCATTCTGCTTGCAATTGTCAGGCTTTGTGCAGGCATCTACTTGCCTTACCACATCGCACGCATCATAGGAGGTTCAACAGGCGTAAATATAAAGATTGAAGGTTGTGATTACTCATGGGAAAAGAAAAACAAACGAAACGGTGTTCTCTTTGTTTGCACACATCGAACCCTTTTGGACCCTGTCTTCTTAACAATGACCATCGGAAAGCCGTTGACAGCTGTTACTTACAGCCTAAGCAAGATGTCGGAGATGATTTCACCGATAAAAACTGTTAGGTTAACAAGAGACAGAAAGATAGACGGAGAAACCATGCACAAGCTACTGAGCGAAGGTGATTTGGTTGTTTGCCCTGAAGGGACAACTTGTAGGGAGCCTTATTTGTTGAGGTTCAGCTCATTGTTCGCAGAGTTAACCGATGAGATTGTGCCAGTTGCGATGAACACACATGTGACCATGTTCTATGGGACAACGGCTAGTGGGCTAAAGTGTTTGGACCCTATTTTCTTTCTGATGAACCCTAGACCAACCTACCATGTTCAAGTGCTTGGAAAATTGGCTAAGGAACTTACATGTGGTGCTGGAGGTAAGTCTAGCCATGAAGTGGCTAACTATATTCAGAAAAAACTTGCAGGTGCTTTGGGGTTTGAATGTACAAATCTTACTAGAAGAGATAAGTATTTGATGTTGGCTGGAAATCAAGGGATCGTTGAAGATCATAATAGTAAAAGTACAAAATGCCCATCTAGTTAA
- the LOC111900459 gene encoding NAD-dependent malic enzyme 59 kDa isoform, mitochondrial-like, whose amino-acid sequence MVVLTDGSRILGLGDLGVQGMAIPIGKLDMYVAAAGINPQRILPIMLDVGTNNQQLLDNPLYIGLRQPRLEGDEYISVVDELMEALHARWPKAIVQFEDFQFKWAFETLERYRKKICMFNDDIQGTAGVALAGLLGTVRAQGRPLSDFANQKIVVVGAGSAGLGVLKVAYQAAARMAGSEAKPQFFLLDKDV is encoded by the exons ATGGTAGTTCTTACAGATGGCAGCCGTATTCTTGGGCTTGGTGATCTTGGGGTTCAGGGAATGGCCATACCTATTGGAAAGCTCGATATGTATGTTGCTGCTGCTGGTATCAATCCTCAAAGA ATCCTTCCTATCATGCTTGATGTTGGAACTAACAATCAACAGCTACTAGATAATCCCCTTT ATATAGGACTACGACAACCTAGATTAGAAGGGGATGAATATATATCGGTAGTGGATGAATTAATGGAAGCTCTTCATGCACGTTGGCCAAAGGCTATTGTCCAG TTTGAAGACTTTCAATTCAAGTGGGCTTTTGAAACTCTTGAAAGATACCGGAAGAAGATCTGCATGTTCAATGATGACATACAG GGAACTGCTGGTGTTGCATTGGCTGGATTACTTGGAACTGTTAGGGCACAAGGTCGCCCTTTATCAGACTTTGCAAACCAAAAAATTGTCGTTGTTGGTGCTGGAAG TGCAGGGCTTGGTGTTCTTAAAGTGGCCTATCAGGCGGCTGCAAGGATGGCAGGATCAGAAGCAAAACCTCAATTTTTCCTACTTGATAAAGACGTATGA